The Solicola gregarius DNA window GTGCACCGCACTGTTCGGTCGTATTGAACCCGTTCACGTAGAAGTCCGTCAGGTACGTCGGCTGGAAGATCGCCTTGTCGACATATCCATCGGTGAAGAGGTCCTTGATGATCCGGTCCTCGCTCTGCTTCTGGAACTCCTCGAGGGTCCAGACCCGGTCCTCTGGGCTGAGGTTTCGGTGGTAGTCGTAGAAGCAGTTGATGAACCCCTCGCCGTACCGGTTCGCCTGGTTCGCCGGCGTCGCGTCCCACGCGTGTACGTGGCTGTCGACGATGAAGTAGGACTCGCCGTTCTTGGTGTACATGGGGCTCCTTACCGAGAGAGGATCGCGCGACCGCCCGGGATACGGCCGGCGTCTAGATCGTCGAGCGCAGTGATTGCCTGCTCGAACGGGTAGTCCTTCGTCGCGAGACGCACCTTGCCGTGCGCCGTGAGGGTCATCAGCTCGGCGAGGTCGTTGTACGAGCCGACCAGGTTGCCGATCACGTTGATCTCGCGCGATACGAAGTCGATCGTCGGCACGTCGACGCGGCCGCCGTACCCGATCACGAAGTACGAGCCGGCGTCGCGCGTCATGCGCACCCCGTCGGCCTCCGTGCCGCTCTCGCCGACGAAGTCGAGGACGACCTGCGCCCCAAGACCTTTGGTGTTGTCGAGCACCTGCTCGACCTGCGTTCCGTCGCTGCGTACGACATGGTGCGCGCCGAGCTCGGACGCCCGCTCCAGCACCTCGGCCGATCGGTCAACGACCGTGATCTCCGCTGGAGTCAGTGCCGCGAGCACCTGCAGCCCGATGTGGCCGAGCCCGCCCGCACCGATCATCACGACCTGGCTGCCCGGGTAGAGCAACGGCGCCGCCTTGCGTACGGCGTGGTACGCGGTGAGGCCCGCATCGGCGAGTGCGGCGACCTCGGCCGGTGCGAGTCCGTCGTCGAGCGTGACCACCGAGCGTACGGAGGTACGAAGCAGCTCGGCCATGCCACCGTCGCAGTCGATGCCGGGGAACCGCGAGTTGGTGCAGTGAACGTCGTCTCCCTCGCGACAGGCGCGGCACAGGCCGCAGGTGACGAGCGGATGCAGGATGACCGTGTCGCCCGGCGCAACGGTCGAGACCGCGCTGCCCACCTCGACAACGGTGCCGGCGTTCTCGTGGCCGATGATGTACGGCAGCTCGACCCCGCTCTTCTCGGCCCACTGCCCCTCGATGATGTGCAGGTCCGTGCGGCAGACTCCCGCCGCGTCGACGCGTACCAGAACGTCGAGCGGATCCTCGATGCCCGCGTCGGGTACGTCGTCGAGAGTCGGTGGCTCGCCGTACTCGTGAACTCGCACTGCTCTCACGATCACTCCTCGGCTGGGGCGAAGGGTGGACCGATTGTGAGCCGGATTGGGCCGCGGCAGAACCGCCGTTATCGCGATCCGATAAGTCGTTTGTGCCTACTTACCTGAACGCCCCGCAAGCGGCCCTTCGGTGCTGAGTACGACGACGGTCGATCCGTCGTCGACGCCGAGGTCGTCGCGTCGGGACGGCTTCGCGAGCGCGCTCGTCGTACCGGCAAGCGAGGCGGCGCCACTGGGGCCCGCCGCGATGTCAGCCGCGGCCAGCTGCTCGATCGCCGAGGCCGTGTCGTCGTCGGTGACGGTGACGGCAGCATCGAGTCCGTCGCGCAGCACCGGCCAGGCGAGGCTGGAGAGCGTGCCGCAGTTCAGGCCCGCCATCGAGGTCGTGCCGGTAGGTACGGTGACGGGTTCTCCCGCATCGAGGCTCGCGATCGTGCATGGCGCCGCAGTGGGCTCGACCGACAGCACGGCCGGTGCGCGGCCGCCGCGTCGGTAGTGGCGTACGACGGCCTGGGCGAGCGAGCCCACGCCGACCGGCACGGCGACGAGGTCGGGGCCGCCGAGCATGGCATCGGCGAGTTGGGCGTCGATCTCGTCGAGCAGTGTCGTGTAGCCGTCGACGATCCAGCCGGGCACCCGCTCGTACCCCGGCCAGGCGGTGTCTTGGATGAGCAGCCCGCCGGTACGTTCCGCGGCGTGCGCTGCGGTCGCGACGGCGTCGTCGTACGCCGCGTCGAGCACGGTCACGTCGGCCCCCTCGCCGCCGATCGCGGCGACCACGACCGGCTCCACGCCGCGGGGCACGAACACCTCTGCGTTCAGACCGAGCAGCCTGGCCGTGCGCGCGACCGCATGGCCGTGGTTGCCATCGGTGGCGGTGACGAGCGTGGTCACCTCACCCGGCGACTCCTCGAGCGCCCGGTGGATCGCCCAGGACGCCCCGAGCACCTTGAACGCGGGCAGCCCGAGCCTGGTCGACTCGTCCTTGACGTACGCGCGGCCGACGCCGAGCTGCTCGGCGATGTGCGGCACCGCGACGAGCGGCGTCGGCGCGTACCCGTCGAGGCCGCGG harbors:
- a CDS encoding NAD(P)-dependent alcohol dehydrogenase, which encodes MRAVRVHEYGEPPTLDDVPDAGIEDPLDVLVRVDAAGVCRTDLHIIEGQWAEKSGVELPYIIGHENAGTVVEVGSAVSTVAPGDTVILHPLVTCGLCRACREGDDVHCTNSRFPGIDCDGGMAELLRTSVRSVVTLDDGLAPAEVAALADAGLTAYHAVRKAAPLLYPGSQVVMIGAGGLGHIGLQVLAALTPAEITVVDRSAEVLERASELGAHHVVRSDGTQVEQVLDNTKGLGAQVVLDFVGESGTEADGVRMTRDAGSYFVIGYGGRVDVPTIDFVSREINVIGNLVGSYNDLAELMTLTAHGKVRLATKDYPFEQAITALDDLDAGRIPGGRAILSR
- a CDS encoding diaminopropionate ammonia-lyase, translating into MAIPAWYCRPAARRWTCPPVSGDPTAFHRGLDGYAPTPLVAVPHIAEQLGVGRAYVKDESTRLGLPAFKVLGASWAIHRALEESPGEVTTLVTATDGNHGHAVARTARLLGLNAEVFVPRGVEPVVVAAIGGEGADVTVLDAAYDDAVATAAHAAERTGGLLIQDTAWPGYERVPGWIVDGYTTLLDEIDAQLADAMLGGPDLVAVPVGVGSLAQAVVRHYRRGGRAPAVLSVEPTAAPCTIASLDAGEPVTVPTGTTSMAGLNCGTLSSLAWPVLRDGLDAAVTVTDDDTASAIEQLAAADIAAGPSGAASLAGTTSALAKPSRRDDLGVDDGSTVVVLSTEGPLAGRSGK